A stretch of the Solanum dulcamara chromosome 6, daSolDulc1.2, whole genome shotgun sequence genome encodes the following:
- the LOC129892882 gene encoding uncharacterized protein LOC129892882 — protein sequence MVSELKVFFSFSQGKFVSCLIKQNFSFLWMQNFSRTKSRFLDLVIIFESPELSLLVQNKEKDTASISITTPKFVKLEHNKIELQGKENKKAANIEGEASILFGTSTTSRQNNTATSTLNNTPLIETLQPLLV from the exons ATGGTTTCAGAACTGAAggtgtttttttccttttctcaaGGAAAATTTGTGAGTTGTTTGATAAAACAAAATTTCTCATTCCTGTGGATGCAAAATTTCTCCAGAACAAAGAGTAGATTTCTAGATTTGGTTATCATTTTTG AATCTCCAGAACTCTCACTTTTGGTTCAGAACAAGGAAAAAGACACTGCCAGCATTTCTATTACGACTCCTAAGTTTGTAAAACTGGAGCATAACAAAATTGAACTCCAAGGGAAAGAAAACAAGAAG GCAGCTAATATCGAAGGCGAGGCTTCGATATTATTTGGCACCTCTACAACCTCCCGTCAAAATAACACTGCTACCTCCACGCTGAATAATACACCACTAATAGAAACCCTGCAACCTCTACTTGTTTGA